Within the Comamonadaceae bacterium OTU4NAUVB1 genome, the region GCCAGCTCAACGGCTTCTTCGACCTGGTCGAGACCATGCGCGCCGTCGACACCACCGGCGTCGAGCCCCTGGCGCACCCGGTGGCCGCGATCGGCGACATCGCGCTGCGGCTGCGCGACGACGTCGCCAGCGAGCCCGATGCGCGCGACGCCAACCAGCGCAGCGCGCCGGCCGTCGAGCGCGGCCTGTTCCTCGTGCCGAAGGTGATCGAATGAGCGACATTCAGACCAAACCCGAACTGCATGCGATGAGCGTGGCCGGGCTGGCGAGGGCGCTGGCCGCGCGCGAGGTCTCGGCGGTCGAGGCGGCCGGCCACTTCCTCGCGCGCATCCACGC harbors:
- the gatC gene encoding Asp-tRNA(Asn)/Glu-tRNA(Gln) amidotransferase subunit GatC produces the protein MPLQSSDIARIAALARLRLAPDESTRMLGQLNGFFDLVETMRAVDTTGVEPLAHPVAAIGDIALRLRDDVASEPDARDANQRSAPAVERGLFLVPKVIE